From Pseudomonadota bacterium, one genomic window encodes:
- the rlmH gene encoding 23S rRNA (pseudouridine(1915)-N(3))-methyltransferase RlmH, translating into MQLHLVAVGQRMPSWVTEGYNDYAQRLRGDHPLSLHEVAASKRGRNPETVRVLREEAQRLDRAAPANARRVALAVAGRTLSTEALSACLADWGRDGRALALFIGGPEGLDPTFEAACDARWSLSAMTLPHPLVRVIVAEQLYRAVSVLRGHPYHRGA; encoded by the coding sequence GTGCAGCTGCACCTGGTCGCGGTCGGCCAGCGCATGCCGTCGTGGGTGACCGAAGGCTACAACGACTACGCCCAGCGGTTGCGGGGTGACCATCCGCTGTCGCTGCACGAGGTTGCCGCGTCCAAGCGCGGGCGGAACCCCGAGACGGTGCGCGTGCTGCGCGAAGAGGCGCAGCGGCTCGATCGGGCCGCGCCGGCAAACGCCCGTCGCGTTGCACTGGCCGTGGCCGGCCGGACCCTGAGCACCGAGGCGCTGTCTGCGTGCCTCGCCGACTGGGGCCGGGACGGTCGCGCGCTCGCGCTTTTCATCGGCGGCCCCGAGGGCCTCGACCCGACCTTTGAAGCCGCCTGTGATGCCCGTTGGTCACTCTCGGCGATGACCCTGCCGCACCCGCTCGTGCGCGTGATCGTGGCCGAGCAGCTCTACCGCGCGGTGTCGGTGCTGCGCGGCCACCCTTACCACCGTGGGGCGTGA